The following proteins are co-located in the Dioscorea cayenensis subsp. rotundata cultivar TDr96_F1 unplaced genomic scaffold, TDr96_F1_v2_PseudoChromosome.rev07_lg8_w22 25.fasta BLBR01000846.1, whole genome shotgun sequence genome:
- the LOC120255111 gene encoding photosystem II CP43 reaction center protein-like has translation MQGGCIANIGSCGTGFDSASAEFDGPTGPVASQAQALTFLVRDQRLGANVGSAQGPTGLGKYLMPSPTGEGLDFPEEKVRYLLVFLKWDGLQTPEMQSRLRALPFLTGLTRGRLNLTSSGACFTATHSS, from the exons ATGCAAGGAGGATGTATAGCTAATATAGGATCTTGTGGAACAGGATTTGATTCTGCAAGCG CTGAGTTTGATGGGCCCACCGGGCCAGTAGCTTCTCAAGCTCAAGCATTGACTTTTCTAGTTAGAGACCAACGTCTTGGGGCTAACGTGGGATCTGCTCAAGGACCTACTGGTTTAGGTAAATATCTCATGCCTTCCCCGACTGGAGAG GGATTGGATTTTCCGGAAGAAAAGGTTAGATACCTGCTTGTATTTTTGAAATGGGATGGTCTTCAAACTCCCGAGATGCAGTCTAGACTGCGGGCTCTCCCCTTTCTGACTGGACTGACTCGGGGAAGGCTCAATTTGACCTCCTCCGGAGCATGCTTCACAGCCACTCATTCGTCCTGA
- the LOC120255108 gene encoding NADH-ubiquinone oxidoreductase chain 1-like encodes MAFVQRRKGPDVVGSFGLLQPLADGSKLILKEPISPSSANLSLFRMAPVATFMLSLVAWAVVPFDYCMVLSDPNIGLLYLFAISSLGVYGIIIAGWSSN; translated from the coding sequence ATGGCTTTTGTGCAACGTCGAAAGGGTCCTGATGTAGTGGGATCGTTCGGATTGTTACAACCTCTAGCAGATGGTTCGAAATTGATTCTAAAAGAACCTATTTCACCAAGTAGTGCTAATTTATCCCTTTTTAGAATGGCTCCTGTGGCTACATTTATGTTAAGTCTGGTCGCTTGGGCCGTTGTACCATTTGATTATTGTATGGTATTGTCAGATCCGAACATAGGGCTACTTTATTTGTTTGCCATATCTTCGCTAGGTGTTTATGGAATTATTATAGCGGGTTGGTCTAGTAATTAG